Proteins found in one Dehalococcoidia bacterium genomic segment:
- a CDS encoding (Fe-S)-binding protein encodes MEDKKETAQITNCALCANMCKYSCPTYLATGKETITPQKMARLILYEEKALIEDKPDFFDVMFQCAMCGACKAHCIYDNYDLRKFIQGERSKAFKEGMLPHETRKIIETFTRFGNPHGERQALQKGSGDIGYFVSCSAYRDQHLLKAMDRIITVSKESVQQFGGADICCGAPLYHAGDMEGFKKAAEKVKGEIQNRKLSRVVLDCPTCMKMMTGVYKDVGVDLGVEFVHTTEFLSDLLRKGKISVRGANNTATFHDPCILANDMGITTAPREILGALGFEIIEPVHSREDTHCCGGLCGARIGDCRLSDRLRLMRISELKQTAADVYLSACPTCKAVLSDVDMKYIAELVAEQIIDE; translated from the coding sequence ATGGAAGATAAAAAAGAAACGGCACAGATCACAAATTGTGCACTGTGCGCCAATATGTGTAAGTACAGTTGCCCAACGTATCTGGCTACGGGAAAGGAAACAATTACCCCTCAGAAAATGGCGCGTCTCATTCTGTATGAGGAGAAAGCACTTATTGAAGACAAACCAGACTTCTTTGACGTTATGTTCCAGTGTGCCATGTGCGGGGCATGCAAGGCACACTGTATCTACGATAATTATGACCTGAGGAAATTCATTCAGGGAGAGCGAAGCAAGGCCTTCAAAGAGGGCATGCTTCCTCATGAGACCAGAAAAATAATAGAGACGTTCACCAGATTCGGTAATCCCCACGGTGAGCGTCAAGCTCTTCAAAAAGGTAGTGGAGATATAGGTTATTTCGTTTCCTGTTCTGCATACAGGGATCAACATTTACTGAAGGCTATGGACAGAATAATCACGGTGAGCAAGGAATCCGTTCAGCAATTCGGTGGTGCCGATATATGCTGTGGTGCACCCCTTTACCACGCTGGAGATATGGAAGGTTTCAAGAAGGCAGCAGAAAAAGTGAAAGGGGAGATTCAAAACAGGAAACTGAGCAGGGTCGTTTTGGACTGCCCCACATGCATGAAAATGATGACAGGGGTGTATAAAGATGTCGGCGTTGATTTAGGTGTGGAGTTTGTTCACACCACCGAATTCCTCAGCGATTTACTCAGGAAAGGGAAGATAAGTGTTAGGGGGGCAAATAATACAGCAACCTTTCACGACCCTTGTATCCTGGCAAACGATATGGGTATTACCACTGCTCCCAGAGAGATCCTCGGAGCACTGGGGTTTGAGATAATAGAGCCAGTTCACTCAAGAGAGGATACACACTGCTGCGGCGGATTATGCGGAGCGAGAATTGGAGACTGCAGACTCAGCGATAGATTAAGGTTGATGCGCATTAGTGAACTTAAGCAAACCGCCGCCGATGTCTATCTTTCAGCGTGCCCCACCTGTAAAGCTGTCTTGTCCGATGTGGACATGAAGTATATAGCCGAACTTGTTGCGGAGCAAATTATCGATGAATGA